A section of the Pseudomonas sp. FP453 genome encodes:
- the hisS gene encoding histidine--tRNA ligase, whose amino-acid sequence MSKSLQAIRGMNDILPEQTPLWRYFESTVARLLDNYGYKQIRMPIVEFTELFKRSIGEVTDIVEKEMYTFEDRNGDSLTLRPEGTAACVRAVLEHGLTGAGQPQKLWYIGPMFRHERPQKGRYRQFHQIGLEVFNIDGPDIDAELIVLTWRLWGLLGIRDAVKLELNSLGTSESRGRYKVALVEYLSAHLDKLDEDSQRRLKTNPLRVLDTKNADTQAVLVDAPKMADYLDDESRIHFEGLKARLDAAGIPFVINTKLVRGLDYYSKTVFEWVTDKLGAQGTVCAGGRYDGLVEQMGGKPTTGVGFAMGIERLILLLETLEKVPEEISRQVDVYLCAFGEAAELAALALSEKVRDQLPNLRLQVNAGAGSFKSQFKKADKSGALYALILGDDELAQQVIGFKPLRGQGEQQNIAFDALAAHLATCVVQG is encoded by the coding sequence GTGAGCAAGTCTCTGCAAGCCATTCGCGGCATGAACGACATCCTGCCGGAGCAGACGCCGCTGTGGCGCTACTTCGAAAGCACCGTCGCGCGCCTGCTGGATAACTACGGTTACAAGCAGATCCGCATGCCGATCGTCGAGTTCACCGAGTTGTTCAAACGCTCCATCGGTGAAGTGACCGACATCGTCGAAAAAGAAATGTACACCTTTGAAGACCGCAACGGCGATTCCCTGACCCTGCGCCCGGAAGGCACTGCTGCGTGCGTGCGCGCCGTGCTCGAGCATGGTCTCACCGGTGCTGGCCAGCCGCAGAAGCTGTGGTACATCGGCCCGATGTTCCGCCACGAGCGTCCACAGAAAGGCCGTTATCGCCAGTTCCACCAGATCGGCCTGGAAGTCTTCAACATCGACGGCCCGGACATCGACGCCGAGCTGATCGTGCTGACCTGGCGCCTGTGGGGCCTGCTGGGCATACGCGACGCCGTCAAGCTTGAACTCAACAGCCTGGGCACCAGCGAATCCCGCGGCCGCTACAAAGTGGCCCTGGTCGAGTACCTGTCGGCCCACCTGGACAAGTTGGACGAAGACAGCCAGCGCCGTCTGAAAACCAACCCGCTGCGTGTTCTTGATACCAAGAACGCCGATACCCAAGCCGTGCTGGTCGACGCGCCAAAAATGGCCGACTACCTGGACGACGAATCGCGCATTCACTTCGAGGGCCTCAAGGCTCGCCTGGACGCGGCCGGCATCCCGTTCGTGATCAACACCAAGCTGGTGCGCGGCCTCGATTACTACAGCAAGACCGTGTTCGAGTGGGTCACCGACAAACTCGGCGCCCAGGGCACCGTGTGTGCCGGTGGTCGCTACGACGGCCTGGTCGAGCAGATGGGCGGCAAGCCGACCACTGGCGTGGGCTTTGCCATGGGCATCGAGCGGCTGATCCTGCTGCTGGAAACCCTGGAAAAAGTCCCGGAAGAAATCTCCCGTCAGGTGGATGTGTACCTCTGTGCCTTTGGCGAGGCCGCCGAGCTGGCTGCCCTGGCCTTGAGCGAAAAGGTCCGCGACCAACTGCCGAACCTGCGCCTGCAAGTCAATGCCGGCGCCGGCAGCTTCAAGAGCCAGTTCAAGAAGGCCGACAAGAGCGGTGCGCTGTATGCACTGATCCTCGGCGATGACGAACTGGCCCAGCAAGTGATAGGTTTCAAACCCCTGCGTGGCCAGGGCGAGCAACAGAACATTGCCTTTGATGCGCTCGCTGCGCACTTGGCCACCTGCGTCGTGCAGGGTTGA
- the ispG gene encoding flavodoxin-dependent (E)-4-hydroxy-3-methylbut-2-enyl-diphosphate synthase, translated as MHGESPIKRRVSRKIWVGSVPVGGDAPIAVQSMTNSDTNDVAATVAQINRLEAAGVDIVRVSVPDMDAAEAFGRIKQLVKVPLVADIHFDYKIALRVAELGVDCLRINPGNIGREDRVRAVVDAARDRGIPIRIGVNAGSLEKDLQKKYGEPTPAALVESALRHVEHLERLNFQDFKVSVKASDVFMAVEAYRLLAKEIVQPLHLGITEAGGLRSGTVKSAVGLGMLLAEGIGDTIRISLAADPVEEVKVGYDILKSLRLRSRGINFIACPSCSRQNFDVVKTMNDLELRLEDLLVPLDVAVIGCVVNGPGEAKEAHVGLTGGTPNLIYIDGKPAQKLTNDNLVDELERLIRQKAAEKVAADAALIARG; from the coding sequence ATGCACGGCGAATCTCCAATCAAACGTCGCGTATCGCGCAAAATCTGGGTCGGCTCCGTGCCGGTGGGTGGCGATGCCCCCATCGCCGTGCAGAGCATGACCAACAGCGACACCAATGACGTGGCCGCCACCGTTGCCCAGATCAACCGTCTGGAAGCGGCCGGCGTCGACATCGTGCGCGTCTCCGTGCCGGACATGGACGCCGCCGAAGCCTTCGGCCGCATCAAGCAGCTGGTCAAGGTGCCGTTGGTTGCCGACATCCACTTCGACTACAAGATCGCCTTGCGTGTAGCCGAGTTGGGCGTGGACTGCCTGCGGATCAACCCGGGCAACATCGGTCGCGAAGACCGTGTGCGCGCCGTGGTCGACGCTGCCCGTGATCGTGGCATTCCAATCCGCATCGGCGTCAACGCCGGTTCCCTGGAAAAAGACCTGCAAAAGAAATACGGCGAGCCTACCCCGGCGGCGCTGGTTGAATCCGCGCTGCGCCACGTTGAACACCTCGAACGCCTGAATTTCCAGGACTTCAAGGTCAGCGTAAAGGCCTCCGACGTGTTCATGGCGGTGGAGGCCTACCGCCTGCTGGCCAAGGAAATCGTGCAACCGCTGCACCTGGGTATCACCGAAGCCGGCGGTTTACGCTCAGGCACAGTGAAATCTGCGGTGGGTCTCGGTATGCTGCTCGCCGAAGGGATTGGCGATACTATCCGCATCTCGCTGGCAGCTGACCCGGTAGAGGAAGTGAAAGTCGGTTACGACATTCTCAAATCCCTGCGTTTGCGTTCCCGTGGTATCAATTTCATTGCCTGCCCGAGCTGCTCGCGGCAGAACTTCGACGTGGTGAAAACCATGAACGACCTGGAATTGCGCCTCGAAGACCTGCTGGTGCCACTGGATGTTGCGGTGATCGGTTGTGTGGTCAACGGGCCGGGTGAAGCCAAGGAAGCCCATGTGGGCTTGACCGGCGGTACACCGAACCTGATCTACATCGACGGCAAGCCGGCGCAGAAGTTAACGAATGACAATCTGGTGGATGAGCTCGAAAGACTGATCCGCCAGAAAGCGGCCGAAAAGGTCGCGGCTGACGCAGCGCTGATCGCGCGCGGCTGA